GCCCATTCTAGGTCATTCAATGTAACCTCTGGAACATCTTTCGTAGCCTCAACATGGGCTTTCCAAACAGGGTTTCCTTCAATCGCAGATTGTGGGGCAAGTTCAGGCACTTTTAATACCTTTACCTCCGCACCAATTTCCTTTGCACCTTCCTCTGCCCATTTTGCTAACTGATAATTAGTTCCACCTATACTATAGTAAATCACTGCTAATTTTACGTTTGTCATCGTTTCATTCTCCTTTTCTGAACCTAATTTTTTTGATAAATTCGACTTTAATATGCCACTAATTATTTATTTCAATAACTGTTTCTATTCATTTGCTTTTTTCATTTCAATCATTAGAATGTGTGATGTTTCCACTGCTTTAATTACAATATTTTCTTCAACAATCTCCATTCCATCCCTATCTACTAGCTCAATTCCATTAATAGTGGATGTTCCTTCAATTTGAACTAAATAGGCCTGCCTGCCTTCTTTCACTGGGAAGCTAATTTCTTTTCCTTCCTCCAATTCCAAAGAATAAATATTAGCATCTTGATGAATTTTGATTGGGGCATCTCCATCTATCTCTGAAACCATATGAAGCCAATCATTTTTTCGCTCTTCCCACTTAAATCTAAAATCACCATAGTTAGGATTATGACCATTTTGATTAGGAAAAATCCAAATTTGCAGCAACCTGAGCATATCTTCTCCTAAATTATGCTCGCTATGATACACCCCTGTACCTGCACTCATGTATTGAACGTGTCCGCGTGTAATTGTATTTTCATTTCCCATGCTATCACGATGTGTTAATTCCCCATTGATAACATAAGAGATGATTTCCATATTGCTATGAGGATGTGTTCCAAAGCCTGTTTGCGACTGAATCAAATCATCATTAATTACTCGTAAAACCCCAAACTGGATATTGTCTGGATTATAATATTCAGCGAATGAAAAGTGAAACTTACTTTTTAACCAGCCAAGATTGCTTGAACCCATGTTATTGCTGTCGATTTTTTTTAACATAATTATTCTCTCCAATCTAATAAAAATCAAATAAACATTTTGTTATTAATTAGTACATTATGAATTCGAGATATTAAGCTAAAAAAATTAGAAATCTTGGGTGTGATAACCTAATTTTTTTAACAGCTGTATTAGAATCTGTTTTTCATCAGCATCTAATCCACTGCATATTTCATTTATTGCCGCTTTATGTTTAGGAAAAACCTCATCCATGAATTCAATCCCAGATGGTGTGATGACAGCATAAGTAATGCGACGATCTTTTGGGCAAGGTTTTCTCTCTAGTAAGTTTTTCTTTTCTAGCTTATCGACGACATACGTTATACTGCTACTGGCAATCAATACCTTTTCCCCAATTTTTTGAATAGGCTGATCTCCCTTGCTATAAATCAACTCAAGCACAGCGAACTCTGTTGGATTCAGCCCCAAACACTTAATGTCCTCTTCAACCCG
Above is a genomic segment from Bacillus sp. (in: firmicutes) containing:
- a CDS encoding pirin family protein, giving the protein MLKKIDSNNMGSSNLGWLKSKFHFSFAEYYNPDNIQFGVLRVINDDLIQSQTGFGTHPHSNMEIISYVINGELTHRDSMGNENTITRGHVQYMSAGTGVYHSEHNLGEDMLRLLQIWIFPNQNGHNPNYGDFRFKWEERKNDWLHMVSEIDGDAPIKIHQDANIYSLELEEGKEISFPVKEGRQAYLVQIEGTSTINGIELVDRDGMEIVEENIVIKAVETSHILMIEMKKANE
- a CDS encoding MarR family transcriptional regulator, whose amino-acid sequence is MEIHDENQREEALSLKVFIVLSRAFQSIKKRVEEDIKCLGLNPTEFAVLELIYSKGDQPIQKIGEKVLIASSSITYVVDKLEKKNLLERKPCPKDRRITYAVITPSGIEFMDEVFPKHKAAINEICSGLDADEKQILIQLLKKLGYHTQDF